In Horticoccus luteus, the following proteins share a genomic window:
- a CDS encoding ABC transporter ATP-binding protein yields the protein MKPREKDPGLKPVEIGLVVRAERNEEEEAQFRPLEWGLIRRLFAYTKTQSRKRNALIVITLVRSIQLPALTWAMSVIIAGPIAHHHLGMLPWAVAGYGVLGLLTDGLFHFRQRYALELGESVVKTLRADIFRCVQRMPMSFFNRVKLGRIISRVTSDVESLRVGIQDVFFVSIVQFGNMLFAAVVMAWRDWVLFLVVVAMAPLLWVVNRKFRTRLSLLTRATTESFSRVTATLAESVNGMRVTQGFVRQQTNAGLFRNLLADHARYNIALARTSAILVPLLELNSQFFIAVMLLLGGWRTFHGQMEIGDLIQFFFMANFFFAPIATIGNQYNQALIAMAGAERVFRLIDAKPDWEDDPAATPLPAPAGTGMRVEFRGVGFGYDPTKPVLHEVSFTAEPGQTIALVGHTGSGKSSIINLAAKFYLPTSGQLLLDGRDVHSITSHSLHRQLGMVQQQNFLFTGTLLENIRVAKPDATEEEVRDAARQLDCLDILEALPKGLHTEIGERGAGLSVGQRQLACFTRALLVDPRLVILDEATSSIDALTEARLQKALQALLRGRTSFVVAHRLSTIRHADQVLVLDQGRLIERGTHAELVALRGHYAALYEQFVQMDDRRGGSTVA from the coding sequence ATGAAGCCGCGCGAAAAGGATCCGGGCTTGAAGCCGGTGGAAATCGGGCTGGTCGTGCGGGCGGAGCGCAACGAGGAGGAAGAGGCGCAATTCCGGCCGCTCGAGTGGGGGCTTATCCGCCGCCTTTTCGCCTACACCAAGACGCAGTCGCGCAAGCGCAATGCGCTCATCGTCATCACGCTGGTGCGCTCGATCCAGCTGCCGGCGCTGACGTGGGCGATGAGCGTGATCATCGCCGGCCCGATCGCGCATCATCACCTGGGGATGCTGCCGTGGGCGGTGGCGGGTTACGGGGTGCTCGGACTGCTGACGGACGGGCTCTTTCACTTTCGGCAGCGCTACGCGCTCGAACTCGGCGAGTCGGTGGTGAAGACGTTGCGCGCCGACATTTTTCGCTGCGTGCAACGGATGCCGATGAGCTTTTTCAACCGCGTGAAACTCGGCCGCATCATCAGCCGTGTGACGTCGGATGTGGAGTCGTTGCGCGTCGGCATTCAGGACGTGTTTTTCGTCTCCATCGTGCAGTTCGGCAACATGCTCTTCGCCGCGGTGGTGATGGCGTGGCGCGACTGGGTTTTATTTCTCGTGGTCGTGGCGATGGCACCCTTGCTCTGGGTGGTAAACCGGAAATTTCGCACGCGCCTGAGCCTGCTCACGCGGGCGACGACGGAGAGCTTCAGCCGGGTGACGGCGACGCTCGCGGAGTCGGTCAACGGCATGCGAGTGACGCAGGGCTTCGTGCGGCAGCAGACCAATGCGGGATTGTTTCGCAACCTGCTCGCCGACCATGCGCGCTATAACATCGCGCTGGCGCGCACCTCGGCGATTCTCGTGCCGCTGCTGGAACTCAACAGCCAGTTCTTCATCGCCGTGATGTTGCTGCTGGGCGGTTGGCGGACGTTTCACGGACAGATGGAGATCGGCGACCTGATCCAGTTTTTCTTCATGGCGAATTTCTTTTTCGCCCCGATCGCGACGATCGGAAATCAATATAATCAGGCGTTGATCGCGATGGCGGGGGCGGAGCGGGTGTTCCGCTTGATCGATGCGAAGCCGGACTGGGAAGACGATCCGGCGGCGACGCCGTTGCCGGCGCCGGCGGGCACGGGCATGCGCGTGGAGTTCAGGGGCGTGGGGTTTGGCTACGATCCCACCAAGCCGGTGCTGCATGAGGTGAGTTTCACGGCGGAGCCGGGGCAGACGATCGCCTTGGTCGGCCACACGGGCAGCGGCAAGAGCTCGATCATCAACTTGGCGGCAAAGTTTTATCTGCCGACCAGCGGGCAGTTGCTGTTGGACGGGCGCGACGTGCACTCAATCACCAGCCATTCGTTGCACCGCCAGTTGGGGATGGTGCAGCAGCAGAACTTTCTGTTCACGGGCACGCTGCTTGAAAACATTCGCGTGGCGAAGCCGGATGCGACCGAGGAGGAAGTACGTGATGCCGCCCGCCAGCTCGACTGCCTGGACATTCTCGAGGCGTTGCCGAAAGGGTTGCACACGGAAATCGGGGAGCGCGGCGCGGGTCTTTCCGTCGGGCAACGGCAGCTGGCCTGCTTCACGCGGGCGCTGCTCGTGGATCCGCGGCTCGTCATTCTCGACGAGGCGACGAGTTCGATCGATGCGTTGACGGAAGCGCGATTGCAGAAGGCGCTGCAGGCGCTCTTGCGCGGCCGCACGAGCTTTGTGGTGGCGCACCGGTTGAGCACGATCCGCCACGCCGACCAAGTGCTGGTGCTGGACCAAGGCCGGCTGATCGAGCGGGGCACGCATGCGGAATTGGTGGCATTGCGCGGACACTATGCGGCGCTTTACGAGCAATTCGTGCAGATGGACGACCGGCGGGGTGGGAGCACGGTCGCTTGA